The genomic region GCGGTCACTGTTGGCCGGGCGGCGCCGATTCGGGAAGAAAATATTGATATGCATTGCTAACCAAGTTCATGGCAGCATCGCAGCACGTGGACCTCAGGAGCGCGGAAACGACAGCCGACAGCGTGGTGGTCGCCAGCCCGGCGCCTCCCAACAGAATCAAGATGATCGTGGTCCTGGGCTTGCTGGTTGCGCTCGGGCCGCTGACCATCGACATGTATCTGCCAGCGCTGCCGCGCATCGCCGATGACCTGTCGGTGTCGTCGTCGATAGTCCAGCTGACGCTGACGGGCACGCTGGCAGGCCTGGCACTGGGTCAGCTCGTGATTGGCCCCCTCTCGGACTCACTGGGCCGGCGCCGTCCGCTGATGGCGGGCATTGTGCTGCACATGATCGCCTCGGTGATCTGCATGTTCGCGCCCGACATCGTCGTACTCGGCGTGGCGCGCTGCCTGCAGGGGATGGGTGCGGCGGCGACCATGGTGGTGGCCCTCGCGATCGTGGGTGACCTGTACTCCGATTCGGCGGCCGCGACGGTGATGTCGCGGCTGATGCTCGTGCTGGGCGTGGCTCCGGTCATCGCGCCGTCGCTGGGCGCGGCGGTGCTGCTGCACGCGTCGTGGCACTGGGTGTTCGCCGTGCTGGTCGTGCTGGCCGGTGGACTTCTGCTGCTCGCCGCGCTGGCCCTGCCCGAGACCCTGCCGCGCTCCCATCGCCGACCGCTGCGGGTGGGCGGCATCCTGCGGACCTACGGCGAGCTGCTGTCCGATCGCCGATTCGTCATGCTCGTGCTGGTCGCCGCGCTCGGCATGTCCGGTTTGTTCGCCTACATCGCGGGCGCGTCGTTCGTGCTGCAGGGCCGGCACGGTCTGGATCAACAGGCGTTCGCGTTGGTGTTCGGCGCTGGTGCCGTGGCCCTCATCGCCGCCACGCAGTTCAACGTGGTGCTCCTGCGACGCTTCTCACCGCAGTTCATCACCGTGTGTGCTTTGGCTGTGTCGTCGGTCATCGGGCTGGTCTTCGTCGGCCTGTCGGTCGCGGGCGTGGGCGGGTTGGCGGCGTTCGTCGTCCCGGTCTGGCTGATCCTCGGTGCGATGGGCCTGGTGATTCCGAATGCCCCGGCATTGGCGCTGACTCGCCATCCCGACGCGGCGGGTACGGCGGCGGCACTGCTGGGAGCGGCGCAGTTCGGCCTCGGCGCGGCCGTGGCCCCGTTGGTCGGCGTGCTCGGCAATGACGAGATAGCGCTGTCGGTGGTGATGACGGCCGGTGTCGTGATCGCACTCGTCGCGTTGCTCGCAATGGGTGCGGTGCGTTCGGGCAGAGGCGACCAGGGCGTTGCCCCGGTGGTGACGGAAGGCGCGTAAGCACCACCGACGCTCCGCCGCGCCGACTTGTCGCCGAACTTCTCGGTCCGTAGCGTCGGCGGAACAAATCGTTTCCCGTGATCGAGTAGATGTTGCAGAAACACGTGTTCAGGGCGGTGCTGGTGCCCGCTCCCTCGCCGGCCGCCCCGCGTACCCTCGCGGGCCGGACGGCCGCGCCGTCGCACCCGATCGAGGTCCGCCGGTGAGCACACTTCTCGACACCCTCAAGGGCCTGCGGGCCACCAGCCCCCAGTCGGCTAACCCGTGGCACGCGCTGTGGGCCATGATGGTCGGCTTCTTCATGATCCTGGTCGACGCGACGATCGTCGCCGTCGCCAATCCGTCGATCATGGACAGCCTGCGGGCGGACTACGACGCCGTCATCTGGGTGACCAGCGCCTACCTGCTCGCCTATGCCGTCCCGTTGCTGCTGGCGGGCAGGCTCGGTGACCGGTTCGGCCCCAAGAACCTCTACCTCGTCGGCCTGGCGCTGTTCACCGTCGCATCGCTGTGGTGTGGCCTGGCGGGCAGCATCGAGATGCTGATCGCGGCCCGCGTCGTCCAGGGCATCGGGGCGGCGCTGCTGACACCGCAGACACTGTCGGCGATCACGCGGTTGTTCCCGGCCAACCGTCGCGGCGTGGCCATGAGCATCTGGGGTGCGACCGCGGGTGTCGCGACACTCGTCGGGCCACTCGCCGGTGGTGTTCTGGTCGACGGACTGGGCTGGCACTGGATCTTCATCGTCAACGTCCCGGTCGGCGTCATCGGCTTGGTGCTGGCGTACTGGCTTGTGCCCGATCTGCCCACCGAGAAGCACGGTTTCGATCTGCTCGGTGTGTTCCTGTCCGGCGTCGGCATGTTTCTCATCGTGTTCGCGCTGCAGGAGGGCCAGTCACACGACTGGTCGCCGGGAATCTGGGCCACGATTGCCGCAGGCCTGGCGTTCATGGCGGCCTTCGTCTACTGGCAGTCGGTCAACTCCGGTGAGCCGCTCATTCCGCTGCGGATCTTCGGCGATCACGACTTCAGCCTGTCCAACCTCGGCATCGCGGTCATCGGGTTCGTCGTCACGGCGATGATCCTGCCGGTGATGTTCTACGCGCAGGCGGTCGGCGGGCTGTCGCCGACACGGTCGGCGCTGCTCGTCGCGCCGATGGCCATCGCGTCGGGAGTGCTTGCCCCGGTTGTGGGCAAACTCGTCGACAGGGTGCCACCGCGCCCAATTGTCGGGTTCGGCTTCTCGTCACTGGCGATCGCACTGACCTGGTTGTCGTTCGAGATGACGACGACGACGCCGATCTGGCGTCTGGTGCTGCCGCTGACCCTGATGGGCGTCGGCATGGCGTTCATCTGGTCACCGCTGGCCGCGACGGCGACCCGGCACCTGCCCGGCACGCTGGCCGGGGCCGGTTCGGGCGTCTACAACACCACCCGCCAGGTCGGCGGTGTGCTGGGCAGCGCGGGCATCGCCGCGTTCATGACGTCACGGATCAGCGCCGAGATGCCGGGCAGCGGTGCCCGGGCCGACTCGGACGCCTCGATAACGCAGCTGCCCGACCTTCTTCAGGTGCCTTTCGCCGCGGCGTTGTCGCAGGCGCTTCTGCTGCCCGCCTTCGTCGCGCTGTTCGGCATCATCGCGGCGTTGTTCCTGCGCGGGGCAGACGAGCTGGCGCCGACCGCTGCGGCGCGATCGTCGGACCGTGATGAGCACCGCCTCCCCGATGAGTACTACCCCGACGATGACGAGTACGTCGAGTACGTCATCGAAACGGAGGAACCGGCGTGGGAGGAAACAGCGTGGAAGGAAACCGCGTGGGAACGACCCCAGCCGGTGGCCGAGCCCCGACCGGTAGTCACACCCGGGCCACCCGCCGATGACAGCGAAACCGAGCCGCTCGCCGTGCATGTCGAGCATCCCCTGCACGCTCCGGCGGACACCTGGCACGGCGGACCGGTCGAGACGTGGCAGCACCTCGCCGAGGTTGACGAACATCCGGACGTCGAACCCGAGGTCGACGCGGCCACCGAGGTCCACCCCGTCGTGCCCAGCGCGCTCGTAGACTACCTGCCCGCTCCCGCCGCCCAGGCTCGGCACAATGGGCGCGAGCCGTGGCACAGCATCCTCGACGATCTGCTGGGCGACGCGGCGCCCAAGGACCCCGAACCGCGGGCGAATTGGTTCGAGCACAACGGGTTCCACGTCGATGACACTGAGGTCGTGCAGGCGCCACCCCAGCCGGCGCCACCGAGTCGATCAGGCGGCAGGCACTCCCGCGATGACGACGACGATGCGGGCACCTACGGCAGGCACTCGATGCGGTTCCGCGACTAGCGTTCGCCGAGAAGCTCATTCGATCGCGTCCCACCGGCTAGCTCAGAACGGTGGGATCGAGTCGGCCATCGCCAGCTGCGCCGCCTGCTGGTTCTCGCGGCGTTCCTCATCGATGCGTCGTTTGCGGTCCTGCGCTCGGGTGGTGTCGCGGCGGGGCATGGTCAGCCCGGTGTTGGCGGCGGTGAATCCGGCGCCCGGTGTGGTGGCACGCGCGAGCACGGGTGCGGTGGGTTCGCACAGTGATGGGAACAGCAGGTGGCTGCCGGGTTGGGTGTGGTAGGTCTGTCCGTGTGGTGCGGTCCAGATGATGGTGCCGTCGGGTTGTTGTCGGTCGCGCCAGCCGGCGGGGCCGTTGTAGAAGGTTTTGAGCAGGTGGTGTTTTCGGCACAGGCACTTCAGGTTGGACGCACACGTCGGCCCGGTTGGGTAGGGGATGGTGTGGTCGATGTCGCTGTGATCGGCGGGGTGATCGCAGCCGGGGAATCGGCAGGTCAGGTCGCGGCAGCGCACGAAGTTCGCCAGTGCCGCCGAGGGGGTGTAGCGCGGTTCGGGTGGTCTGTCGCCGGGGTGGATGATGCGTTTGATCGCGGCCTGTAGTGCGAGGCGGCGGATGATGGGGCCGGCCAGGACCGGGCCGCCGATCATGACCCCGGGTGTGGTGGCGGCGGGTTCGCCGGGGTCGGTGTCGGTCAGGGCCTCGGTCAGGGTGAGTTCACGCACCGGCTTGTCGAACAGTCGGGGCTGTGCGCCGTCGAGGGCGGTGTCCTGCCGTGCGGTCGCCTCGGTCTGATCGGTGAGGGTGTCGTCGTGCGTGATCACGTAGATCACAGTGGAATTCGGGACCGGTGTTGTGGGGTCGCAGTGGGGTTGCCCGCACAGGCAGGCGAGCCGGTCGGCACCGACGGCCAGTGCGCCCAGGGCGTCGGCGCGGCGTTGGTCGCGGGTGCGGGGGTCCTGGGCGCACACCGTGCCCGCTAGCGCATGCAGGCGTTGATCGAGGGCCTTGGCGTCGTGGGCGAACAGGGTGGCCCACAGGGATCCGAGTCCGCCGGCGTCGTCGATCGTGATGTCCACGGATCGGCCGCGCGCCTTGTTCTGGGTGCGGCGCAGCGCGTGGGGGTCATGGCGTTCGACGAAGGTGTCGATGGTGGTGATGGTCTTGTGCTGGGACATCGGCGGCCAGTCCGCTATGGCGGCGGCCAGGTCGGTGTCGACGGCGCGTAGGGCGTCGGCATCCTTGATCAGGGCGGTGCGCCACACGATGGCCGAGGCCAGCTGGTAGGTCAGCGCGCCCGTGGCGAGGAGTGCGGCCACTTTGGGTAGCCGGTCGCGTAGCGAGGTCGCGACGAGTAGTTGGCTGGAGGCGGCTGCGGGGGTGATCTGTTGGGCGGCGCCGATCTCGGCGCAGACCGCGCCCCAGTTGTCCAGGTACCACTGTTCGCGGGTGGCGGAGTCGTCGGCGGACTGGCGGGCGTCAAGTATCGCGACCATCGCGGCGAGCCTGCGTGCGCACGCGGCGGCCTCCACCCGGGCCCACGCCGCGACCGCGCCACCCCCACGGGCGGTGGATGCCTCGGTCACCAATTCATCGAACATGTGTGCGAATTTACCCGGATCGCCGGGCTCGCGGCAGAGGGAAAGTCGCTGGTTGTGGCGATCTGTGGATGAATCCGCGACTGTGGATAACCTCATCGCCAACCGGTGAAAATGTCAGAGCCCCATGCTATTACGCCGGCTTACTCCAACCTCTAACGCTCGATGAACAGCACGGCGGGATTGAGGTAGCCGTCGGGATCGAAGGCGTTCTTCACCGCGCGCATCGCCGCGATGTCGGCAGGGGTCCGCGACATCGACAGGTAGTCGCGCTTGCGACTGCCCACGCCATGTTCGGAACTGACATTGCCGCCGTGCTCGCCGATCAAGGCCATCATCGCCGCGTACAACGCCTTCTCCTTGTCGCCGTCCAGCGCGCATCGCACCAGATTCAGGTGCAGGTTGCCCTCGCCGATGTGACCGAACAGCACCGGAATTGCCTGCGGCGCGTGCTCGGCGACCAGCGCGTTGGCGGCCGTCGCGAAACCGCTGATCCTCGCCAGCGGCAGTGACACGTCGAATTTCAATGGCGGGCCGAACAGCCCCAGCACCTCGGCGACTGACTCGCGGACCTGCCAGAGCCGTTGGGAGGCACTGGAATCCATGCCTACGGCGGGTTCGCCGACCACGTCGGCACGCTCGAGCGCGTCGGCTAGGCGTTCGGTCTGATCGGTGTCGCCAGCCAGCTCGACCAGCAGCTGCCAGTCGCCCTCGACGGGCGCGGCCACACCGAGGTGCTCGGCGGTCAGCGCACTTGCCCTGCTGTCGATCAGCTCGCACGCGGCGATACCGTCGGCGTCGCGGAACTCACGACCCGCGGCGATCAGCGCGTCGAGGTCGGCGAATCCGGCGATCGCGGTGACACGGTGGGCGGGCGTGGGATGCAGCCGGATGTCGAGCGCCGTGATGACACCGATGGTGCCCTCGGCGCCGACGAACAGCGATGCCAGGTCGTAGCCGGTGTTATCGCGGCGGACCTCGCTGTGCCTGCGCACCACCGACCCGTCGGGCAGGGCGACGTCGAGACCCAGGATCTGCTCGGCCATGTTGCCGTATCGGACGGTGCGCAACCCGCCGGCATTGGTCGAGGCCATTCCGCCGACCGTGGCGCTGTCGCGTGACGCCAGGTCGACGCCGAACACCAGGCCGACGTCGGCGGCGGCCCTCTGCAATGCGGCCGCGGTGACGCCCGCGCCCACCCGGACACGCCGTTCGACGGTGTCGATGGCCCCGACGTCGTTGAGCCGCTCGGTCGACAGCAGCACGTCATCGTGTTCGGGCACGGTGCCCGCTACCAACGATGTCCGCCCGCCCTGAATCGTCACCCGGGCACCGGCATCGCGGCACGCGTGCAGCACGGCCGCCACCTCCTCGTCGGAGCCCGGCCGCACCAGCGCGCTTGCCCTACCCAGGTAGCGGCCGGTGTGGTCGATGCAGCGGCCGGCCAGCACGTCAGGGTCGGTGCTGACGTGGCGGGCGCCGACAAGCTCCACCAGGCGGGCGGCCAGTGCTGTAGACAGCGGTTCGGTCACCCCGTGGGTGTACCACAGTGCTCGTCGTCGGCAGACCACTCGCTCGACAGCGACAGGAACGCGCCCAGTTCGATGAGGCGGTCCGGAGTGGCGGGCAGGTAGTCGGTCAGCATCGCCGACCGAACGATGACGGCGGCGTACTTGGCGCGGCTGACCGCAACGTTCAACCGATTCCTGTTGAACAGGAACGAGACTCCGCGCGGCGCGTCCTCGGTCGAGGATGCCGTCATCGACACGAACACCACGGGCGCCTGCCTGCCCTGGAACTTGTCGACGGTGCCGACCTGGACGTCATCGAGACCTGCGGCATCGAGACGCCGCCGCACCGTCACCACCTGCGCGTTGTAGGGCGTGACGATCAGAAAGTCGCGGGGTTCCAGCGGCCGCGTGCCGGTCTCGTCGGTCCACGCCGTGCCGAGCAGTGCCTCGATCTCGGCGACGATTGCGGCGGCCTCCTCTGGGCTGTCGGTGGAGTTGCCGTCGTGATCGACCGTCAGCACCCGCACACCCGGCGCCACTCCGTCCAAATGCCGGGCGGCGCTGACGTCCTCGCGCGAGCGCAGCCGACCGTCATACGACAGCCGAGACACCGGCCCGCACACCGCCGGGTGCATCCGGAACGAGTAGTCCAGAAAGTAGCCGCGCTCGGGCGGCAGAATGTGCTCACCGTCGACCAGCCAGCCCAGTGCGGATTCGTTGACCGGTTCGGGGTGTGTGCCCTGACTGACCTGTGGCAGCTGCTGCGGATCGCCGAGCAGCATCAGGTTCCGCGCCGAGGGCGCCACCGCGATGGTGTTCGCCAGGCTGTACTGGCCCGCCTCCTCGACGACCAGCAGATCCAACGCGAGGCGCGGAATCTTGTTGTCGTTGGCGAAGTCCCACGCCGTGCCACCCACCACGACACCGTCGTTGTCACTGATGAAACCGGCGAACTCCGGGTTGGTGATCTCGGTCCAGCCCCTGCACTCGGAGTTGGTCTTCTTGGCGATCCGGGCGCCGTTGACGCCCGCGGAGATGAGATCGGTGAACAGGTTCTCCACCACCGCGTGCGACTGCGCGACGACGCCGATGCGCCATCCGTGATCGTTGACCAGCCGTGCGATGACCTTGGCTGAGGTGAACGTCTTACCGGTTCCTGGCGGTCCGTGCACCGCGAGGTAGGACGAGTCGAGATCCAGTAGGGCAGCGGTGATGTCATCGGCGATATCGCCGCCGCGGGGGAGTGGGCCACCGCTGACGGTGCGGGGCGCGCGCCGCAACAGGATGTCGGTCACGGCGTCGGCGGGCAGGTTCGGCAACCCCGCGCCGACCAGCGTCGCGGTCGCCGCGATGGACTCCTGCAGCGGTTTGGTGTTGATCGGTGACCCCGGTGTCAGGGCGAACGGAACCCGGTCGAAGACGTCGCCACCCTTGGGCTGCTTCTCGCACACGACGACCTCGGTGGGTGCCTCGGGGTCGTCGCACTCCATGACCGTCACCGTGCCGAACGCGCGCCGGTCCGGGTCGTCGGTGAGGCCCAGCGGCGCGGGCGGTTCGTACAGCGCGAACATGTCCCGGCCCAGTTCGCCGTTGGCGATCTCGCCGGTCAACCGCACGTGCCGCTGCGGTTTGCGCGCCCTCGGCGGCTGGTGCCAGTCGTTGACGATCTCGGCTCGCTCGGCGATGAAGACGTCGCTGTTGTCCGACCACTCGTCGACGGGATTGTTGACGCGATCGAAGTGGGCCCACCAGAACGGTTTGTCCTCGCGCTTGTGGAACCCCCGCGCGGCGGCCACCATCGCGACGGCGGTCTGCTCGGCGGTGCGCTCCTCGGTGCCATCCCCGGCGAATCGCAGCAGCGTGCGGTCGAGACCGTCGGCGATCTCGACGGGGGCCTGCGCACCGTCGTCGCGCACGGGCTGCGGCCCGCGTGGCGGAACACCCGACTCGATCGCCCGGGCCATCAGCCAGTCGCGCAGCCGACGTGTCGAGCGACAGTCGTAGCGGTTGTAGTCCTCGATCTCCTTGAGCACCACGGCCGCCTCGCCCGCGTGCCCGTCGTCGCGCAGTGCGCAGTAGCGGGCGTACTGTGTGATCGAGTCGGTGGCCGTGGTGACCTCACCGCTGCGTAGCTCGTTGCCCATGTAGAGCGGCTCGAGGTACTTGATGCTGTAGCTCTCGGCGCCGACCCGAATGCTCTTGCGCACCAACGGATACAGGTCGACGAGCACACCGTTGCGCAGTAGCGCGTCGACGTCGTCCTCGCCGACGCCGTACCGGCCCGCCAGCCGCAGCAACGTGCTCTTCTCGTACGCCGCGTAGTGGTAGATGTGCATGCCCGGGTAGCGCTTGAGCCGCTTGCGCACCATGGTGAGGAAGTCATCGAGGGCCTGGCGCTCGCTGGTTCGGTCGTGGGCCCACATCGGATGGAACTCGTCGGTGGCGGTGAGCACGCCCCACAGGTACTCGAGGCCCCACTCCCGGCCGTTGCGCGTCCACAGCGGATCGCCCTCGAAGTCGAAGAACAGATCACCCTTGTTCGCATCCGGCAGCACCATCAACGGCTGTGGGTCGACGACCTCATAGGGCGGCTTGCCGTCCACCCGTGGCGCGACCTGAAGCCGGGCCTGGGCGGTGAGCGCCTTGACCGCGCGGGACGACAGTTCGGGCACCGCGCCCGCGTGCTCGGCCAGTTGCGACACGGTGACGACGCCGGCGTCGAGCAGCCGGGCGCGCTGGCTCACCCGCATCCCCGCCACCAGCAGCAGGTCGTCATGCGCACGGACCTCGATGGCGCACTCCGGGCAGCGGAAGCAGGCCCGGACCTTCTCATCCGCCCAGGACACGGCGGTGCCGCGGGCGAAATGATCGTCGAGCAGACGCTCGAGCGCCGCGCGCCTCGGCAGGTAGACCGGCAGGAGTTCGTCGACCCGGTAGCTCGTCATGACGCCATCCCCGAGAAGCAGCTCGACCTCTGGGTGCACCGGAATGCCGTCTTTGGCCAGGGTGTCGGCGTACGCCGCGAGTTGCAGGAGCGCCTCGACCTTGACCGAGCGCGCGAGCTTGGTGTCTCGCAGGCGGTACCGCTGGCCGGTCTCATCATCGGCGAGCACCAGGAAGTCGGCGAAGCCCAGGAAGCGGCCGTCGAACATCGCGGCCTGGAAGATCGCGGGCGCCCGTCGGTCGACGGCGCTGCGGGTCGCCTCGGCTGCGGCGGTCAGGCCCGCGATTGTGTAGCGGGGCCGGCCAATCACCACCACGTTCTCGCCGGTGTCGGCACGAAGCTCATCGAGGTGGCGGCCTTCGTGGTCGTCACCGAGTTGCGCTGTCCGCGCGAGCAGTTCGTCATCGGATGAGACCTTCGGGCCCCAGCCGAGCTTGGCGTCGAACGCCCGCAGCAGCGCGTACTCGCACCGTGCCGCGGCGGCGAGATCAGACGCGCTGTAGACGACGCGGTCGTCGAGGACGAACATCGTCCGCCACTGTAGGGGAGCGCGCCGACACGAGGGCGCACTCGCTATCCGGTGTTGCCGATCAATTCCACGCCATTGCCGTTCCACCGGAACCGCACGATGCTGCGCAGCCCGCTGGCGTCGTTGGCGTACATCAGGGCGATGGTGTCGCCGGTGGTCGTCGCCTCGTCGATGCCGTTGAAGCCGTATGTGTCGGGGACGCCCGACGGGATGAACTTGCCCTGGTGGAACATCAGGGCCCTGGTGTTGGCGTTACCGGCGTTGGTGTTCGCCTTGACGATCACGACCGACAGCGGGGCGCACTCGTTGTAGTTTCCCGCCACCGGTTCGGGGCTCCACGGCTGGTTACTGCGGGGATCGCGGGGAAGTTCGGAAACGGCCTTGGCGATCTCCGGTGCGGCGAGGTTGACCGCGCAGGGGTCGGCGTGCGCGGCGCTGGTGGTCGGGCCCGCGGCGATCGTCGGCTCGGGGGCCGTCGTTGTGCCCGCTGCGGCCGGTCCGGTGGCCTCGGGAGTCTTGGAGACGGTCGAATCACCCGCCCCGCATCCGGCCAGGAACACCGCCGCCAGTACCGCCGCTCCGAACACCGGAACGTCTGCGACCCACTTCACAACAGGGCACGGTACCCGGCTCTACACCGTCGAGGGGGGAAGGAGTCGCTGGAGGACGTAGACTGCAACCTCGATGACCTCGCCCGAATCGGACGCCCAGAGCGCCGACATGACCTTTGCCGACCTGCAGATTCACCCAGCCGTCCTGCAGGCCGTTACCGATGTCGGCTACGAGTCGCCCTCGCCGATCCAAGCCGCCACCATTCCTGCGATGTTGGCTGGTTCCGACGTCGTCGGTCTGGCGCAGACGGGCACCGGCAAGACGGCGGCGTTCGCGATCCCGATCCTGTCCAAGATCGACACCAGCAGCCGTGTCACCCAGGCCCTGGTGCTGGCGCCGACGCGCGAACTCGCGTTGCAGGTCGCCGAGGCGTTCAGCCGCTACGGCGCCCACCTGCACGTCAACGTCCTACCGATCTACGGCGGCTCGGCATACGGGCCGCAGCTGGCCGGTCTCAAGCGTGGCGCCCAGGTCGTCGTCGGCACGCCCGGCCGTGTCATCGACCACCTGGAGAAGGGCAGCCTGGACCTGTCGCACCTGGACTACCTGGTGCTCGACGAGGCCGACGAGATGCTCCAGATGGGCTTCGCCGAGGATGTCGAGCGCATCCTCGAGGGCACGCCCGAGTACAAGCAGGTCGCGCTGTTCTCGGCCACCATGCCGGGCGCCATCCGCAAGATCACCACCAAGTACTTGCACGATCCGGTCCAGGTGAAGGTCGACTCCAAGACCGCGACCGCCGACAACATCACACAGCGCTACATCCAGGTGGCTGGTCCGCGAAAGATGGACGCGCTGACGCGGCTGCTCGAGGTCGAGTCGTTCGAGGCGATGATCGTCTTCGTCCGCACCAAACAGGCCACCGAGGAGGTCGCCGAGAAGCTGCGGGCGCGAGGATTCTCCGCCTCCGCCATCAACGGCGACATCGCACAGGCCGTCCGCGAGCGGACCATCACCGCGCTCAAGGACGGCTCCATCGACATTCTTGTCGCGACGGACGTCGCGGCCCGTGGCCTTGATGTCGAGCGCATCTCGCACGTCGTGAACTACGACATTCCGCACGATCCCGAGTCCTACGTCCACCGCATCGGTCGTACGGGTCGGGCCGGGCGGTCGGGTACAGCGCTTCTGTTCGTGTCGCCTCGTGAACGGCATCTGCTCAACTCAATCGAGCGCGTCACCCGCCAGAAGCTCGTCGAGTCCCAGTTGCCGTCGGTCGATGACGTCAACGCCCAGCGGGTGGAGAAGTTCCGCGACTCCATCACCCGTGCGCTGGGCTCACCCCAGATCGAGCTGTTCCGCAAGCTGATCGAGGGCTACGAGCGCGACAACGATGTGCCGATGGCAGATATCGCCGCCGCGCTGGCGCTGCTGAGCCGTGACGGCGAAGAGTTCCTCATGACGGAGCCGCCCCCGGAGAAGCGCCGCGAGCGCCCCGACCGGTCAGATCGTCCGGACCGCAAGCCGCGCGAGCGGCGCACCGACTTGGCCACCTACCGCATCGCGGTCGGTAAGCGACACAAGGTCGCACCCGGTGCGATCGTTGGCGCGATCGCCAACGAGGGCGGACTGAACCGCAGCGATTTCGGGCACATCACCATCAAGGTCGATCACTCGCTTGTCGAGCTGCCGAAGAAGCTGTCCGGTGAGACCATGAAAAAGCTTGCGAGCACCCGCATTCAGGGCCAGCTCATTCACCTCGAACCCGATAGCGGGCCCAAGGCGCGCTACAACCCCAAGTAGACCTCCTGAAGTGACGCTGTCCAAGGGACTCGACGCGCAGGGGGGATTGGAATCGGTGTCGGCCTCACGGGTCGACTCGCTGACCGGAATCCGCGCTGTCGCGGCGATTTTGGTGGTGCTCACGCACGCGGCCTACACCACGGGCAAGTACACCCACGGCTATCCCGGTCTGGTGTACTCGCGGATGGAGATCGGCGTGCCGATCTTCTTCGTGCTCTCCGGGTTCCTGTTGTTCAGCCCGTGGGTGCGGGCCACGGCGGCCGGTGCGGCGGCGCCGTCGGTCCGTCGCTACGCATGGCACCGAGTGCGGCGCATCATGCCCGCCTACGTGGTCACGGTGCTCGCGGCCTATCTGCTGTATCACTTCCGCACGGCGGGCCCGAACCCCGGCCACACCTGGATGGGTCTGTTCCGCAACCTGACGCTGACCCAGATCTACACCGACGACTACCTGTTCTCCTATCTGCACCAAGGGCTTACGCAGATGTGGAGTCTGGCCGTGGAGGTCGCGTTCTACGTCGCGCTTCCGGTGCTGGCCTACCTGTTGCTGGTGGTGCTGTGCCGTCGCAGGTGGCAGCCAAGGCTGCTGCTTGCGGGTCTGATGGTGCTCGCCCTCGTCACGCCGGCGTGGCTGACGCTGGTGCACGTCACGGACTTCCTGCCCGATGGGGCCAAGCTCTGGCTGCCGACATACCTCGCGTGGTTCGTGGGCGGCATGGTCCTTGCCGCGCTACGGGAGATGGGGGTACGCGGCTACGCCATGGTGTGCGTGCCGCTGGCGCTCGTCTGCTACTTCATCGCGTCGACGCCGATCGCAGGCGAACCCACCACCTCGCCAGCCGAGTTGCGGGAGGGCCTGTTCAAGGCTGGCTT from Mycolicibacterium sp. YH-1 harbors:
- a CDS encoding MFS transporter, with product MMVGFFMILVDATIVAVANPSIMDSLRADYDAVIWVTSAYLLAYAVPLLLAGRLGDRFGPKNLYLVGLALFTVASLWCGLAGSIEMLIAARVVQGIGAALLTPQTLSAITRLFPANRRGVAMSIWGATAGVATLVGPLAGGVLVDGLGWHWIFIVNVPVGVIGLVLAYWLVPDLPTEKHGFDLLGVFLSGVGMFLIVFALQEGQSHDWSPGIWATIAAGLAFMAAFVYWQSVNSGEPLIPLRIFGDHDFSLSNLGIAVIGFVVTAMILPVMFYAQAVGGLSPTRSALLVAPMAIASGVLAPVVGKLVDRVPPRPIVGFGFSSLAIALTWLSFEMTTTTPIWRLVLPLTLMGVGMAFIWSPLAATATRHLPGTLAGAGSGVYNTTRQVGGVLGSAGIAAFMTSRISAEMPGSGARADSDASITQLPDLLQVPFAAALSQALLLPAFVALFGIIAALFLRGADELAPTAAARSSDRDEHRLPDEYYPDDDEYVEYVIETEEPAWEETAWKETAWERPQPVAEPRPVVTPGPPADDSETEPLAVHVEHPLHAPADTWHGGPVETWQHLAEVDEHPDVEPEVDAATEVHPVVPSALVDYLPAPAAQARHNGREPWHSILDDLLGDAAPKDPEPRANWFEHNGFHVDDTEVVQAPPQPAPPSRSGGRHSRDDDDDAGTYGRHSMRFRD
- a CDS encoding FAD-binding oxidoreductase, encoding MSTALAARLVELVGARHVSTDPDVLAGRCIDHTGRYLGRASALVRPGSDEEVAAVLHACRDAGARVTIQGGRTSLVAGTVPEHDDVLLSTERLNDVGAIDTVERRVRVGAGVTAAALQRAAADVGLVFGVDLASRDSATVGGMASTNAGGLRTVRYGNMAEQILGLDVALPDGSVVRRHSEVRRDNTGYDLASLFVGAEGTIGVITALDIRLHPTPAHRVTAIAGFADLDALIAAGREFRDADGIAACELIDSRASALTAEHLGVAAPVEGDWQLLVELAGDTDQTERLADALERADVVGEPAVGMDSSASQRLWQVRESVAEVLGLFGPPLKFDVSLPLARISGFATAANALVAEHAPQAIPVLFGHIGEGNLHLNLVRCALDGDKEKALYAAMMALIGEHGGNVSSEHGVGSRKRDYLSMSRTPADIAAMRAVKNAFDPDGYLNPAVLFIER
- a CDS encoding HNH endonuclease signature motif containing protein — protein: MFDELVTEASTARGGGAVAAWARVEAAACARRLAAMVAILDARQSADDSATREQWYLDNWGAVCAEIGAAQQITPAAASSQLLVATSLRDRLPKVAALLATGALTYQLASAIVWRTALIKDADALRAVDTDLAAAIADWPPMSQHKTITTIDTFVERHDPHALRRTQNKARGRSVDITIDDAGGLGSLWATLFAHDAKALDQRLHALAGTVCAQDPRTRDQRRADALGALAVGADRLACLCGQPHCDPTTPVPNSTVIYVITHDDTLTDQTEATARQDTALDGAQPRLFDKPVRELTLTEALTDTDPGEPAATTPGVMIGGPVLAGPIIRRLALQAAIKRIIHPGDRPPEPRYTPSAALANFVRCRDLTCRFPGCDHPADHSDIDHTIPYPTGPTCASNLKCLCRKHHLLKTFYNGPAGWRDRQQPDGTIIWTAPHGQTYHTQPGSHLLFPSLCEPTAPVLARATTPGAGFTAANTGLTMPRRDTTRAQDRKRRIDEERRENQQAAQLAMADSIPPF
- a CDS encoding multidrug effflux MFS transporter, with amino-acid sequence MAASQHVDLRSAETTADSVVVASPAPPNRIKMIVVLGLLVALGPLTIDMYLPALPRIADDLSVSSSIVQLTLTGTLAGLALGQLVIGPLSDSLGRRRPLMAGIVLHMIASVICMFAPDIVVLGVARCLQGMGAAATMVVALAIVGDLYSDSAAATVMSRLMLVLGVAPVIAPSLGAAVLLHASWHWVFAVLVVLAGGLLLLAALALPETLPRSHRRPLRVGGILRTYGELLSDRRFVMLVLVAALGMSGLFAYIAGASFVLQGRHGLDQQAFALVFGAGAVALIAATQFNVVLLRRFSPQFITVCALAVSSVIGLVFVGLSVAGVGGLAAFVVPVWLILGAMGLVIPNAPALALTRHPDAAGTAAALLGAAQFGLGAAVAPLVGVLGNDEIALSVVMTAGVVIALVALLAMGAVRSGRGDQGVAPVVTEGA